In Lytechinus pictus isolate F3 Inbred chromosome 13, Lp3.0, whole genome shotgun sequence, the DNA window agcaaatgtcgtgtcacccaaTAGTTCGCCCCTTTGGGTTCCGCCAGGACATGGTAATGCGAAGTGGAAAACAAAGTATTGGAAAGCAAAGCGTGTGGTTGTCAAAACAATAGGCTCATATAAACAAGAATTAAAGGAGATCAAGGAAAAAAGtaatcaagagagagagagaaagagagacggggggggggtagagggaGAGAGGTATAattaaaaaaggaggaagagcaaacaaaagaaaaggaaaaaatacaaGGATGAAAAATATTacgtgataaaaaaaaaatcacctgtataaatatatagtttactttttttctaaatttcaatATACATGGCAATCACACGTACAACTCTTGCCAAATAATCTCCTGATCGCTAAGaagttttctgtttttttttcaccaggGACATGCCCATGAGATTAAAATCGACGTGCGTATTTGGGAATATATCTTATctatctcctctttcatttaaAGAGGtgctacactgcaaaaactccggtgttgatttaacaccagcccggaatctatatatgtccacaccagagaagtattgaaacaacaccagtttggaatcaaaccgatgctgttttactattcatgggtgttgtataaacacctatctggtgttagaccaaaacgaaactggtgttgtttgaCACTTCTacggtgtggacatatatagattccgggctggtgttaaatcaacaccagagttccTGCAGTGTATTGCAAGGAGTATAGAGGTCAGTGCACACAGTACAAATGTGTctacgatccgattttggaacaaaatgCACTCTGTCATTTCCTGAAAATGattgaatatatatttgtttatttcaggTTAAAAATATTAACTGCAAGAATACAAATATATCGACCTCATTGAGATATATGGAGAGTGTCATAAACATAGTTATGAATTTGAACAAGTATATTGTACGATGGCTAATGACTTTGCACAGTAAAATTTCCTCGTACATAATTCGTATCAAATGTGTAAACGACgttttattaaaaattaaaaaatcgggtcgcagacagTCGCAAGGTGTGTGGTGGCCTTTAGACGTCAACAGACGTCGCTCCCTATGCTGACGGTCATCGACTGGTATCCCACAATAGACTGACAGAAATACTGAGATGATGGAGCACAAAACGAGGACATATGAACCTTggaagcgtttcatcaatattttcatccgacaagttgtcagatctgacatctttccatgattttgaatAGCTGAGAGGCaatgttcctatggtaactgtcggataaaatgggacttgtcggataaaacgaccgacaagtcctttcatgaaacgccccccagaaaCATAGTAGCCTTCATATCGGAGTAGTTATTGTAAATAAGGCGTTTTATCATGAATTCCCCATGATCTATAAAATCTAATGTTCATATCTGCATTAACACATCGGTGTTCACAAAGTCATATTCTTTCCTTCTTAATAGGAACTTTCCGTTTGGTTCCGTTGCTTTGGAAGGTAGCAGAGCAAGGAAAACAGGGGTATCGGCGCCCTCTACGGTAGAAACCCTGATGCCTCCGAAGTTGTTGTCCTGGAGGTCTGACGTCATGTCGGTAAGCACGAATCCAGGACAACACTACAACAATAAAGATCataataagggggggggggagaagaaacAGTTAGAAAAGATTAGCGGCAAGACTGCATAATGACATTCTCCTCTTCTGTCTGGTCCTCACCGGAGCACCTCCAACCAGATAAATTCACTCTCTCACAAATCCTTCTGCTTTGATAATGTTTAAGCAACCAACATTTGGGAACGAGTAGATCTAAGGACATTCCAGCTCAACAAAACCACCAATTTGATATACACTTGAAGGCATTTTTATCATCGCTTTATCGGGATGCATAATGCAATAGAACAAATGAAATGCATTCAAATCACTACTTTACAAAATTatacatcatcatcttcaaacGGAATTGAATCATcgtatttccattttttcccctttaattcctgatgaaagaataaaagataTTCCGTGCACTGTTTATGGTACAGTCTCACCATAGAAACCGATTTCAAACCATCCGACGGTATGCCATTGGAAATGACGTTGGTGGCAGTAGCGGCACCACACATTTTAGAATAAGGGGGCAAACGGgcgaggggagggggggggggtggggacaAAGTACACTTTGTGAGGGGGCATTGGCGGACACGATTTTTTTTGGCCTGTTTCACAATAGCGAatgcaaatcgcgagctatttttttataGGCCCTAACGACGTACGTGTTAAGTCGTGAAGATGATATCTAAACAaagaaataatgcgagcgcgaagtgcgagctaaaattgTCATTATCCTGAGATgttaacaaaacatttttagcACATTTTGTAACCACGAGCAAGATGGGAATCTAAATTAAACAATTTATGCGCGCGCGTAGCGCGGgcagatccccccccccccccatattcaTCATCAATGGGGTGGGTTCGCATCGGTGTGACTGTGTCCTATACTTACCGAGTTGAGTAGTATACCGTGCCTGGAATCATCCTGTGATATTCTATCAGCTTGAATCTTGGAGAGTAAGATCACACCGAGTTTACCAACTCCATAAGACCACTCGCACCACCCCCTTTCCGTGTTGCATTCAGTTTTGCAGCACCTGCGAACATGAAATTTGTAAATGGTGACAATTAATGGTTTTATTGAACAGAGGTttatatcatcattatgattattgttgatattatcattatcatcatcagcagcagcagcatcatcatcatcattataagtattaactttatcattattagtagtattattaataaaaataatattattattcgGCATTTCAACAAAGGTCAAATTACAAAGCAAACACATGAGTACAAAGAAGGAACAAGGAAGTCTACAGTACAAGTCCAGGTTGCCTGTGAAAGGAGGAAAAGTTTAAACAGATGGTTTTCTGTAGGAGCGAATCATAATGGAGACTGTATCTTAGCTAGTCCAGACACACGAGTTCCACACCGACAAGGTAATCCAATGAGACTTACTCTAGAAATTCATTCATGAGATCCGCAACGTCCTGCTCTTCTTTAACCTGTCTGAATCTGTTCCTTACGTCATCATTTATTTGACCCCTAAACACCATGGAACCTGTCGTGCTGGCCATATTCACAATCCTACGAGacacatgtaaaaaaagaacatgaaaatttagataattgtttgaatatgacacagagagagagattttGTTTCTAAAGAGATAGATTTAAGTAGAGACTTATGAGCATTGCGAGAAACTAATATTCGACTTGCAAATCGAGCGTTGATTTGACATTTTGGAAGATAAAtgggaatataaaaaaaatcatttacaagTCACTTCAGGCTAAACaacaaatttgtaataaatgtttCGCCGCGATGGTGCATGGGGAATCATTCCGATACTTATGGGTGATTCTGTCATGCAATACCGTTTGGCagagatatttattttcatcagaTGTCATAAGTATTGAGCAAATGACCATCCAGGTCAATAGGTGACCGGAAATGGTTCCAACCTGTTTATCTTTCTATATAGgtaaaatttattatttcaggAATAACTTGCCTTCCGCAGGAACGAACCAAAGGAAAGAGACTCCGACAGACGTTCAGGAGTCCAAAGAAGTTCGTGTTCATCACCCGTGATGACTTCTCGTACAGCGAAATGTTTTCCTTCTGTAAACATGGTCAAAGATCGTTAAAGAAAACTGATTATGaagcaaaacaaacaaacaaaaagcaaagaaaaaagaaaatgaaattaatacaaaattaatcTAAAGGAAGGACTAGTAAAAGAAAACATGGAGACATAGGAAGCCTTGCCAAGGCATCCATGCTGGAAATAGCAGTGTCCCACAGACCACAGTGTGTTCCACGTATACAGTGTGTCAAACAGTGTATGCCACAGTGTGTAGCAAAGTGTGTACTCGCACAGTGTATCCCAGAgtgtaaattgaattgaattaatagGAACATCATAGACATCTGCCAATATTCtgatcaaaagaaaaataaaaaggaattcAAAGCATATACTGTATACAATTTGAGTTACATCCGAGGGAAGCAAAATAGCACAAAGTATAAGATTATTAAATACAAGTACTTTTGAATCGAATGTGTAGAAAATGGAATGAAATCGAATATCGAATGGAATAAAAGTAATTATGAATGGAAAGTATGAATGTGTTTACACTTTGCAGTGTGTTCCAAAATGTGCCCAACAATGTGTTCAGCAATGTCTATAACACAGTGTGTTACTGTGAACCATAATATATTATTCTGTGTCCCATATTATGTGTTCAGCATTGTGTCAAGTAGTGTGACAGTATGTATCagagtgtgtttacagtgtgttcaatAGTGTGCTCCACAATTTGTAGAACACAGTGTGCTCCACATAGTGTTGCACGGTGTCACACGGTGTGATCAACGCCCGGATCAACGGTGTGTGTATATAGTGTGTTAAAAAGTGTGCTCCACACTGTGCACCAGTCTAATTAACAGGGTACGTGATACACAATGGCCAACTGTGTGCACCACAGTGCGTAGCATAGTGTTCGACAGTGTGTTCAGTAGTGTGCTCCACAACGGGTAGCACAGCTAGAGTGTCCCAGTTTGCTTCACAGTGTGTAAACAGAGTGTCCCAAAGTATGTATGCAGAGTGTCCCACAGCATACGTTTTCAACAGTGTGTTTAACCGTGTGCTCTACAAAGTGTCCAACCGTGTGCACCAAAGTGCTTTCCACAGTGCATTGCATagtgatccacagtgtgctatAGGGTGTGTATTACAGTGTGATCGTGTGTCTACAGTGTGTTCAATCTTGGGAGCAATAAAGGGAATGCACTGTTAAAATAACTGTTATTTTTTGTAACAGAGCTAAATCTACCCTTTCGGGAGGGAgtacggagggggggggggtgtgaagTTGGAATAGATTAAAATTGAGTCTGATAATGATTGTCCTCATTCAACATTGTATTTGTTAAGTAGGTTATCACTTTCCACAATATACTCAtagttttcttcttctatttGCTCAACC includes these proteins:
- the LOC129273921 gene encoding carbonyl reductase [NADPH] 3-like; translated protein: MSLQVAVVTGANKGIGLEIVRSLCRHFGQDGVVYLTARNEGRGLAAVELLQKEGHNPRFHLLDVTDQRSIDTLRDHLEKEHGGLDVLINNAGIGTPKENISLYEKSSRVMNTNFFGLLNVCRSLFPLVRSCGRIVNMASTTGSMVFRGQINDDVRNRFRQVKEEQDVADLMNEFLECCKTECNTERGWCEWSYGVGKLGVILLSKIQADRISQDDSRHGILLNSCCPGFVLTDMTSDLQDNNFGGIRVSTVEGADTPVFLALLPSKATEPNGKFLLRRKEYDFVNTDVLMQI